Proteins found in one Anabas testudineus chromosome 1, fAnaTes1.2, whole genome shotgun sequence genomic segment:
- the LOC113161659 gene encoding beta-1,3-galactosyltransferase 5-like, whose translation MENMHIRLIFFCVVGVVVAFFLYLNFHWRLSSWYASGQKAVLLLSKSEPQWEDPGPYHVAYPRNYKFIMDDTPTCRTTTPFLILMVPVAPSNAAARDSIRKTWGNEKSVLGQMVETVFIVGLPGGADAEQQQEKLKQENQQHHDLIQSNFRDSYRNLTIKTMVMLEWLALHCVKASYVIKIDSDMLLHVPNLVKLLLDPSTAKQNYMTGLVWWHSPVLRNPLNKFYIPTHVFAEPEYPPYPLGMSYVMSLDLPAKIIKISPQIKPLYIEDAYLGMCLKRLGVSPTDPPEDTMFIVDPKHPLSSCSLSKVIAVTTTSIPQMTSYWERSRQPDAKC comes from the coding sequence ATGGAGAACATGCACATCAGACTCATCTTTTTCTGCGTCGTGGGAGTAGTGGTGGCCTTCTTCCTGTATCTCAACTTTCACTGGAGATTGAGTAGCTGGTATGCTTCAGGTCAAAAAGCAGTGTTATTATTATCCAAATCAGAACCACAATGGGAGGATCCTGGACCGTATCATGTGGCATATCCACGAAACTACAAATTCATTATGGATGACACACCAACATGTAGGACCACGACTCCTTTTCTGATTCTGATGGTTCCGGTTGCACCCAGTAACGCAGCAGCAAGAGACTCCATCCGGAAGACGTGGGGCAATGAGAAATCGGTTCTGGGTCAGATGGTCGAAACTGTTTTCATTGTGGGCCTACCTGGAGGAGCTGatgctgagcagcagcaggagaagctTAAACAGGAAAACCAGCAGCACCACGACCTGATACAGAGTAACTTCCGGGACAGCTACCGCAATTTGACAATTAAGACTATGGTCATGCTAGAGTGGCTAGCTCTTCACTGTGTTAAGGCTTCCTACGTCATAAAGATTGATTCAGATATGCTGCTCCATGTCCCGAATTTGGTCAAACTGTTGCTGGATCCCAGCACGGCCAAGCAAAACTACATGACCGGTTTGGTGTGGTGGCACAGCCCAGTTTTAAGAAACCCCCTCAACAAGTTCTACATTCCAACTCATGTGTTTGCTGAGCCAGAGTACCCACCCTATCCTCTTGGCATGTCCTACGTCATGTCCCTGGACCTGCCTGCAAAGATTATAAAAATCTCACCTCAGATTAAACCCCTCTACATTGAAGATGCCTACCTGGGTATGTGCCTAAAACGCCTGGGCGTTTCCCCCACCGACCCTCCTGAAGACACCATGTTTATTGTTGACCCCAAACATCCtctgagcagctgcagccttTCAAAAGTGATCGCTGTGACTACAACAAGCATCCCACAGATGACGAGTTACTGGGAAAGGAGCAGACAGCCAGACGCTAAATGCTGA